From Streptomyces sp. GSL17-111, one genomic window encodes:
- a CDS encoding helix-turn-helix domain-containing protein, which yields MTDLDHLTQSLARNLKRLRTERGFTLDALAARAGISRGMLIQIEQARTNPSVGTVVKVGDALGVSITTLLDYDQAPQVRLVPAEQAVRLWSTPAGSHSTLLAGAEAPGPLELWSWVLMPGEGSTSDPHPAGTTELVHVRTGVLTLTVDGTDHEVPPGTSASFESHVPHGFRNAGETPVEMTMAVSVPAPR from the coding sequence GTGACCGACCTAGACCATCTCACCCAGTCGCTCGCCCGCAACCTCAAGCGCCTCCGGACCGAGCGGGGGTTCACCCTCGACGCGCTCGCCGCCCGCGCCGGCATCAGCCGGGGCATGCTCATCCAGATCGAGCAGGCCCGCACCAACCCCAGCGTCGGTACGGTCGTGAAGGTCGGCGACGCCCTCGGCGTGAGCATCACCACCCTCCTCGACTACGACCAGGCGCCGCAGGTGCGTCTCGTCCCCGCCGAACAGGCCGTGCGGCTGTGGTCGACGCCGGCGGGCAGCCACAGCACCCTCCTGGCCGGCGCCGAAGCGCCCGGTCCGCTGGAGCTGTGGAGCTGGGTGCTCATGCCGGGGGAGGGCAGCACCTCCGACCCGCATCCGGCCGGGACGACCGAACTGGTGCACGTCCGCACCGGCGTGCTCACCCTCACCGTCGACGGCACGGATCACGAGGTGCCCCCAGGCACCTCCGCCTCGTTCGAGTCCCACGTGCCGCACGGCTTCCGCAACGCCGGTGAGACGCCCGTCGAGATGACGATGGCCGTCTCCGTCCCCGCCCCGCGCTGA
- a CDS encoding CoA-binding protein — MNVEPSEADRAVRRMLTELGDTWAVVGLSQNAGRAAYGVAEVLQRYGKRIVPVHPKADTVHGERGYASLADIPFPVDVVDVFVNSALAGAVADDAVAIGARGVWFQLGVLDPAAYERTRAAGVEMVMDRCPAIEIPRL, encoded by the coding sequence ATGAACGTGGAACCTTCTGAGGCCGACCGTGCCGTGCGCCGTATGCTGACCGAACTGGGCGACACCTGGGCGGTGGTCGGGCTCTCGCAGAACGCCGGCCGCGCCGCGTACGGGGTCGCCGAGGTGCTCCAGCGGTACGGCAAGCGGATCGTGCCGGTGCACCCGAAGGCCGATACGGTGCACGGGGAGCGCGGGTACGCCTCGCTGGCCGACATCCCCTTCCCCGTGGACGTCGTGGACGTCTTCGTGAACTCCGCGCTGGCCGGAGCGGTGGCGGACGACGCGGTCGCGATCGGGGCGCGCGGGGTGTGGTTCCAGCTGGGCGTCCTCGACCCGGCGGCCTACGAGCGCACCCGGGCCGCCGGTGTGGAGATGGTCATGGACCGGTGCCCGGCCATCGAGATCCCCCGGCTGTGA
- a CDS encoding MFS transporter — translation MPRPRGPGHRRQPAWAGRNYTLLTAAAVITGLGGSGALIAAAFAVLQAGGSGTDVGLVAAARTVPLVVFVLIGGAVADRLPRHRVMVAANTLNCLSQALFAVLVLSGEARIWHMAVLAALGGTGQAFFAPAAEGMVLASVTGEQAGRAFAVFRIGMNGAAIGGAALGGALVAAVGPGWVLAVDAAAFAVAGALRAFLDVSGMARRAPSGGLLHDLREGWREVTGRRWLWAIVLQFAVVNAMIAAAEAVYGPLIAEARLGGAGPWGVALAAFGAGTVLGAVLMTRWKPHRLLLAGALCVFPLALPSAALAVPVTAPTLSAVMFVSGLAVEVFSVTWMLALHQEVPEEKFSRVAAYDWLGSLALVPVATALAGPVAGAVGMDTALWGVSAVVVLLTAAVLCVPEVRGLRLRAPAPTLSVAPAPATPGPAQPMLKEPGGGGGDGRASAS, via the coding sequence GTGCCCCGGCCCCGGGGGCCGGGGCACCGACGACAACCCGCCTGGGCGGGCCGCAACTACACGCTGCTCACGGCAGCCGCCGTGATCACCGGTCTCGGCGGCTCCGGGGCTCTCATCGCCGCCGCGTTCGCGGTGCTCCAGGCGGGCGGGTCCGGGACCGACGTGGGACTCGTGGCGGCCGCCCGCACGGTGCCGCTGGTCGTCTTCGTCCTCATCGGCGGCGCGGTGGCCGACCGGCTCCCCCGCCACCGGGTCATGGTCGCCGCGAACACCCTCAACTGCCTCTCCCAGGCCCTCTTCGCCGTCCTCGTCCTCAGCGGCGAGGCACGGATCTGGCACATGGCCGTACTCGCCGCGCTCGGCGGCACCGGGCAGGCGTTCTTCGCCCCGGCGGCCGAGGGCATGGTGCTCGCGTCAGTGACGGGCGAGCAGGCCGGCCGGGCCTTCGCCGTCTTCCGGATCGGTATGAACGGCGCGGCCATCGGGGGTGCGGCGCTGGGCGGGGCCCTGGTGGCCGCCGTCGGGCCGGGCTGGGTGCTCGCCGTCGACGCCGCGGCCTTCGCCGTCGCCGGTGCCCTGCGCGCGTTCCTGGACGTCAGCGGCATGGCCCGGCGTGCGCCCTCCGGTGGCCTGCTGCACGACCTGCGCGAGGGCTGGCGCGAGGTGACCGGGCGGCGCTGGCTGTGGGCGATCGTGCTGCAGTTCGCCGTCGTCAACGCGATGATCGCCGCGGCCGAGGCCGTGTACGGACCGCTCATCGCCGAGGCCCGTCTCGGCGGTGCCGGCCCATGGGGCGTGGCGCTCGCCGCGTTCGGCGCGGGCACGGTGCTGGGCGCGGTGCTGATGACCCGCTGGAAGCCGCACAGGCTGCTGCTCGCCGGGGCGCTGTGCGTCTTTCCGCTCGCCCTGCCGTCCGCCGCGCTGGCCGTGCCGGTGACCGCGCCGACGCTGAGCGCGGTGATGTTCGTCAGCGGTCTGGCGGTGGAGGTCTTCTCCGTCACGTGGATGCTGGCACTGCACCAGGAGGTGCCCGAGGAGAAGTTCTCCCGGGTGGCGGCCTACGACTGGCTCGGCTCGCTCGCCCTGGTTCCGGTGGCCACCGCGCTGGCGGGGCCCGTCGCCGGGGCCGTCGGGATGGACACCGCGCTGTGGGGCGTCTCAGCGGTGGTCGTGCTGCTGACGGCGGCCGTCCTATGCGTCCCCGAGGTGCGGGGACTGCGGCTGCGCGCACCGGCCCCCACCCTCTCGGTGGCCCCGGCCCCGGCGACCCCGGGCCCGGCTCAGCCGATGCTGAAGGAGCCCGGTGGCGGTGGCGGCGACGGGAGGGCGTCCGCGTCCTGA
- a CDS encoding spermidine synthase yields the protein MNEPLPVVRTVDHGTARLLPDVDRSRAWLLTVDDAPQSYVDLDDTAHLEFAYTRRIAHVIDAAGPAGPLDVLHLGGGGLTLPRYTASARPGSRQTVVEADEALLALVLEHLPLPPGSGTRTRAADARRALEAAPADSYDLIVADVFGGSRIPAHLTTRGCAEAAARALRPHGLHVVNIADGAPFPFLRAQAATLAAVFGQVCLMAEPGVLRGRRFGNVVLVASAAALPLDALSRACAGDPFPARVEHGAALRRLVGDVRPVQDADALPSPPPPPGSFSIG from the coding sequence GTGAACGAGCCCCTCCCCGTCGTCCGGACCGTCGATCACGGCACCGCACGCCTCCTGCCCGACGTCGACCGGTCGCGGGCCTGGCTGCTCACCGTCGACGACGCCCCCCAGTCCTACGTCGACCTCGACGACACCGCGCACCTGGAGTTCGCGTACACGCGGCGCATCGCCCACGTGATCGACGCGGCCGGGCCGGCCGGGCCGCTGGACGTCCTCCACCTCGGGGGCGGTGGACTCACCCTGCCCCGCTACACCGCCTCCGCACGGCCCGGTTCGCGGCAGACGGTCGTGGAGGCGGACGAGGCCCTGCTCGCCCTCGTGCTGGAGCACCTCCCGCTGCCGCCCGGGAGCGGGACGCGGACGCGCGCGGCCGACGCCCGGCGGGCCCTGGAGGCGGCCCCGGCGGATTCCTACGACCTGATCGTCGCCGACGTCTTCGGCGGCTCGCGGATCCCCGCCCACCTGACGACCCGGGGTTGCGCCGAGGCGGCGGCGCGGGCCCTGCGCCCGCACGGTCTGCACGTGGTCAACATCGCCGACGGCGCGCCCTTCCCCTTCCTGCGCGCCCAGGCGGCGACGCTCGCCGCCGTCTTCGGCCAGGTGTGTCTGATGGCGGAGCCCGGAGTGCTACGGGGGCGCCGGTTCGGGAACGTCGTCCTGGTGGCCTCGGCCGCCGCGCTGCCGCTGGACGCGCTGAGCCGCGCGTGCGCGGGCGACCCGTTCCCGGCCCGCGTCGAGCACGGTGCGGCGCTGCGGCGGTTGGTGGGGGACGTTCGGCCGGTTCAGGACGCGGACGCCCTCCCGTCGCCGCCACCGCCACCGGGCTCCTTCAGCATCGGCTGA
- a CDS encoding SMC family ATPase translates to MRLHRLTVTAFGPFAGTHHVDFDALSGAGLFLLHGATGAGKTSVLDAVCYALYGGVPGARQTQGHGGLRSSHAPAGTPTEVTLEFTVGERRLRTSRRPEHRRRKHRGEGFTTDKALSLLHEHDAATGRWRALSRSHQEIGKEIVELLGMSREQFCQVVLLPQGDFAHFLRARADERGALLGRLFDTGRFRAVEAHLAERRATAQQRLREADATLLALAHRMAQVAEGNGADEPLPAMSPGDEGLAETVLAWAALARSSARERLTGTALALRTAERHHHATHERLAAAEELARLQERHRQARGRAEALARQAPERDAVRHRLERARSAESVLPALAARRAAEAEHRRAARAEREARTRLPEQLGQATAEHLTATERRTRQQLGALDAARRAEARAEALGRELSGLDRDAVHDEAVAREAEDWLAAWPARHAAHQRRVDDAQAAATRAEQLGARLDPARRRLDAARTRERLAGELTEATERARRAADDSADARQRWLDLRERRLAGIAAELAAALRPGAPCAVCGSAEHPAPAGPTADHVDAAAEDAALAAHQGAEAAREKAARARQAVEEALRHAREESGEDTVEHCAALLAGLEADIGTARREAAEAHTLRERLAQAEREHERRLTERHEAARRTAARTSRREALQHELRTQRDEVRQARGDAPSVADRAARLEGLAAALAEAAEAARRAEAAARHLKQADAALDDAAWRAGFPAPQAAADAVLEAEAARALQRRLDDWQTEEATCAAELADPALGAAAEEPPAEVAITRRAAEAAVDRRRAADAAASAARSRVTDLDRLSARAAEAVRALGPRRAEHERVTRLAGLAAGTSAENERRMRLETYVLAARLEQVAAAASSRLHRMSSGRYTLLHSDDRAGRGARSGLGLHVVDAWTGQERDTASLSGGETFFASLALALGLADVVGDEAGGTRLDTLFIDEGFGSLDEQTLDEVLEVLDSLRERDRCVGIVSHVADLRTRVPAQLEVVKRRSGSVLRHRTDGAGPPVGG, encoded by the coding sequence TTGAGGCTGCACCGGCTGACCGTCACCGCCTTCGGACCCTTCGCCGGCACCCACCACGTCGACTTCGACGCGCTGTCCGGCGCCGGACTCTTCCTCCTGCACGGAGCCACCGGCGCCGGCAAGACCTCGGTTCTCGACGCCGTCTGCTACGCGCTCTACGGCGGAGTCCCCGGTGCCCGGCAGACGCAGGGCCACGGCGGGCTGCGCAGCAGCCACGCCCCGGCCGGTACGCCCACCGAGGTCACGCTGGAGTTCACGGTGGGGGAACGCCGGCTGCGCACGTCCCGCCGCCCCGAACACCGCCGCCGCAAGCACCGGGGCGAGGGGTTCACCACCGACAAGGCCCTCTCCCTCCTGCACGAGCACGACGCGGCGACCGGCCGGTGGCGCGCGCTCAGCCGCTCCCACCAGGAGATCGGCAAGGAGATCGTCGAGTTGCTCGGCATGAGCCGCGAGCAGTTCTGCCAGGTCGTGCTGCTGCCCCAGGGCGACTTCGCCCACTTCCTGCGCGCCAGGGCCGACGAGCGCGGGGCGCTGCTCGGCCGGCTCTTCGACACCGGCCGCTTCCGCGCCGTCGAGGCGCACCTCGCGGAGCGGCGGGCCACCGCCCAGCAGCGCCTGCGGGAAGCCGACGCGACGCTGCTGGCCCTCGCCCACCGCATGGCGCAGGTGGCCGAGGGGAACGGCGCCGACGAACCGCTCCCCGCCATGTCTCCGGGGGACGAAGGTCTCGCGGAGACCGTGCTCGCCTGGGCGGCCCTCGCCCGCAGCTCCGCGCGCGAGCGCCTCACCGGCACCGCGCTGGCTCTCCGGACGGCCGAGCGCCACCACCACGCGACCCACGAGCGCCTGGCCGCCGCGGAGGAGCTGGCACGCCTCCAGGAACGCCACCGGCAGGCCCGTGGCCGGGCCGAGGCACTGGCCCGGCAGGCGCCCGAGCGCGACGCCGTGCGACACCGGCTCGAACGCGCCCGCAGTGCCGAGTCCGTCCTGCCCGCGCTCGCCGCCCGCCGCGCCGCCGAGGCCGAGCACCGCCGTGCGGCGCGGGCCGAGCGGGAAGCCCGCACCCGGCTGCCGGAACAGCTCGGCCAGGCCACGGCCGAGCACCTCACCGCGACCGAACGCCGCACCCGTCAGCAGCTCGGGGCCCTGGACGCGGCCCGCCGGGCGGAGGCCCGCGCCGAGGCGCTCGGCCGCGAGCTGAGCGGCCTGGACCGGGACGCCGTCCACGACGAGGCGGTGGCCCGGGAGGCCGAGGACTGGCTGGCGGCCTGGCCCGCCCGGCACGCCGCCCACCAGCGGCGCGTCGACGACGCCCAGGCGGCGGCCACCCGCGCCGAACAGCTCGGCGCCCGGCTCGACCCCGCTCGCCGACGCCTGGACGCGGCCCGTACCCGGGAGCGGCTGGCGGGCGAGCTCACCGAGGCCACCGAGCGGGCACGGCGCGCGGCGGACGACTCGGCCGACGCCCGGCAGCGGTGGCTCGACCTCCGCGAGCGCCGGCTCGCGGGCATCGCCGCCGAACTGGCCGCCGCCCTGCGGCCCGGAGCCCCCTGCGCCGTCTGCGGCTCCGCGGAGCACCCCGCGCCCGCCGGGCCCACCGCCGACCACGTGGACGCGGCCGCCGAGGACGCGGCACTGGCGGCCCACCAGGGCGCCGAGGCCGCACGGGAGAAGGCCGCACGGGCCCGGCAGGCCGTCGAGGAAGCCCTCCGCCACGCGCGTGAGGAGTCCGGCGAGGACACGGTGGAGCACTGCGCCGCGCTCCTGGCCGGCCTGGAGGCCGACATCGGCACCGCCCGCCGCGAGGCCGCCGAGGCGCACACCCTGCGCGAACGACTCGCCCAGGCCGAGCGCGAGCACGAGCGCCGGCTCACCGAACGCCACGAGGCCGCCCGGCGCACCGCGGCCCGCACCTCCCGCCGTGAAGCCCTCCAGCACGAACTGCGCACGCAACGGGACGAGGTGCGGCAGGCACGCGGCGACGCCCCGAGCGTCGCCGACCGCGCCGCCCGCCTGGAGGGGCTCGCCGCAGCGCTCGCCGAGGCCGCCGAGGCCGCCCGCCGGGCCGAGGCCGCCGCACGTCACCTGAAGCAGGCCGACGCCGCGCTGGACGACGCCGCCTGGCGGGCCGGCTTCCCCGCGCCGCAGGCCGCGGCGGACGCCGTGCTGGAGGCGGAGGCCGCCCGCGCCCTGCAACGCAGGCTGGACGACTGGCAGACGGAGGAGGCCACCTGCGCCGCCGAACTGGCCGACCCGGCGCTCGGGGCCGCCGCGGAGGAGCCCCCCGCCGAGGTGGCCATAACCCGCCGGGCCGCCGAGGCCGCCGTCGACCGGCGCCGGGCCGCGGACGCCGCCGCCTCGGCCGCCCGCTCCCGGGTGACCGACCTCGACCGGCTCTCCGCACGGGCCGCCGAGGCCGTGCGGGCGCTCGGACCGCGCCGGGCCGAGCACGAACGCGTCACCCGCCTCGCGGGTCTGGCCGCCGGCACCTCCGCCGAGAACGAACGGCGGATGCGTCTGGAGACCTACGTCCTCGCGGCGCGGCTCGAACAGGTCGCCGCGGCCGCCAGCTCCCGGCTGCACCGCATGTCGTCCGGCCGGTACACGCTGCTGCACTCCGACGACCGCGCCGGGCGCGGCGCGCGCTCCGGGCTGGGACTGCACGTCGTCGACGCGTGGACCGGACAGGAACGGGACACGGCCAGCCTCTCCGGTGGTGAGACCTTCTTCGCCTCCCTGGCGCTGGCGCTGGGCCTCGCCGACGTCGTCGGCGACGAGGCGGGTGGCACCCGGCTGGACACGCTCTTCATCGACGAGGGCTTCGGCAGCCTCGACGAACAGACGCTGGACGAGGTGCTGGAGGTGCTGGACTCACTGCGCGAACGCGACCGCTGCGTGGGCATCGTCAGCCACGTGGCGGACCTGCGGACGCGCGTCCCCGCCCAGCTGGAGGTCGTCAAGCGCCGCTCGGGTTCGGTCCTGCGGCACCGCACGGACGGCGCCGGGCCACCGGTCGGCGGCTGA
- a CDS encoding acyltransferase, which translates to MPRAVPAPLRRALTRTASRAVHRAWSWAQEAGAVTRERPGPHAFRRIGTGTRLAFPQGTVFGAPWIELGDHCVVGAEVTLTAGMMPGLDLGPDPVLTLGDGVVLGRGSHVIAHSRVTIGTDVFFGPYCYVTSTNHSYDDPHEPVGKQWPRAAPVEIGSGSWLGHGAVVLPGARLGRNVVVAAASVVRGDVPDHAVVAGAPARVVRRWDADGGWQPPLRTPAPVPVPEGVTSEQLLALAEGDALVPEPGTLEERPER; encoded by the coding sequence GTGCCGCGAGCCGTTCCCGCGCCCCTGCGCCGGGCGCTGACCCGTACGGCCTCCCGTGCGGTGCACCGTGCCTGGAGCTGGGCCCAGGAGGCCGGGGCCGTCACGCGCGAGCGGCCGGGCCCGCACGCGTTCCGGCGCATCGGCACGGGAACCCGGCTCGCGTTCCCGCAGGGCACGGTCTTCGGCGCGCCGTGGATCGAGCTCGGCGACCACTGCGTCGTGGGTGCCGAGGTGACGCTCACCGCCGGGATGATGCCCGGACTCGACCTCGGTCCCGATCCGGTGCTGACCCTCGGGGACGGCGTCGTCCTGGGCCGGGGGAGTCACGTCATCGCGCACAGTCGGGTGACGATCGGCACCGACGTGTTCTTCGGCCCCTACTGCTACGTGACCTCCACCAACCACTCCTACGACGACCCGCACGAGCCGGTCGGGAAGCAGTGGCCGCGCGCGGCGCCGGTGGAGATCGGGTCCGGCAGCTGGCTGGGCCACGGCGCCGTCGTGCTGCCCGGCGCCAGACTGGGCCGCAACGTCGTCGTGGCCGCCGCCTCGGTCGTGCGCGGCGACGTCCCGGACCACGCGGTCGTCGCCGGGGCACCGGCCCGGGTCGTCCGGCGCTGGGACGCCGACGGGGGCTGGCAGCCACCGCTGCGGACCCCGGCGCCCGTGCCCGTGCCCGAAGGAGTCACCTCCGAGCAGTTGCTGGCCCTCGCCGAGGGCGACGCCCTGGTGCCCGAGCCGGGCACGCTGGAGGAGCGCCCGGAGCGCTGA
- a CDS encoding DUF4442 domain-containing protein has protein sequence MSENLPSIGELMAASVPMVRTLNLEFTEATAERVVVGLPDRSEYHNHVGGPHAGAMFTLAESASGAIVMAAFMDQLSRAVPLPVRCETTYKKLAKGPLTATAKLGRPVADVVAELDAGQRPEFPVHVDITREDGAVTGDMTIVWTLRPND, from the coding sequence ATGTCTGAGAACCTGCCGTCGATCGGCGAGCTGATGGCGGCCTCCGTGCCGATGGTCCGCACCCTCAACCTGGAGTTCACCGAGGCCACGGCGGAGCGCGTGGTCGTCGGGCTGCCCGACCGGAGCGAGTACCACAACCACGTCGGCGGTCCGCACGCCGGCGCGATGTTCACGCTCGCCGAGTCCGCGAGCGGCGCCATCGTCATGGCCGCCTTCATGGACCAGCTCTCCCGCGCCGTGCCGTTGCCCGTCCGCTGCGAGACCACCTACAAGAAGCTGGCCAAGGGGCCGCTCACCGCGACCGCGAAGCTCGGCCGTCCGGTCGCCGACGTCGTCGCCGAACTGGACGCCGGACAGCGCCCGGAGTTCCCCGTGCACGTCGACATCACCCGGGAGGACGGCGCCGTCACCGGCGACATGACGATCGTGTGGACCCTGCGCCCCAACGACTGA
- a CDS encoding YigZ family protein, translating to MQDQYLTVAAPGVHETEVNRSRFLCALAPAATETEAQAFVAAVRAEHPTASHHCWAYVLGADGAAQRSSDDGEPGGTAGVPMLQMLLRREVRCTVAVVSRWFGGTKLGAGGLIRAYGGAVGAALDAVGTVTRNRFRLATLTVGHDRAGRLENDLRATGHRVRDVHYGTRVTFEVGLPAADVDAFSAWLADATAGTARLDLHGDSYDT from the coding sequence ATGCAGGACCAGTACCTCACCGTCGCGGCCCCCGGCGTGCACGAGACGGAGGTCAACCGTTCCCGGTTCCTGTGCGCACTCGCCCCCGCCGCCACCGAGACCGAGGCGCAGGCGTTCGTCGCGGCGGTCCGCGCGGAGCACCCCACCGCCTCCCACCACTGCTGGGCCTACGTGCTCGGAGCGGACGGCGCGGCACAGCGGTCCAGCGACGACGGAGAGCCCGGCGGCACGGCGGGCGTACCGATGCTCCAGATGCTGCTCCGCCGGGAGGTCCGCTGCACGGTCGCCGTCGTCTCGCGCTGGTTCGGTGGCACCAAACTCGGTGCCGGCGGCCTCATCCGCGCCTACGGCGGCGCGGTCGGCGCGGCGCTCGACGCCGTCGGCACCGTGACGCGCAACCGGTTCCGCCTGGCCACCCTCACGGTGGGACACGACCGCGCGGGCCGACTGGAGAACGACCTGCGGGCCACCGGCCACCGCGTCCGGGACGTCCACTACGGCACGCGCGTCACCTTCGAGGTCGGGCTGCCCGCGGCGGACGTCGACGCCTTCAGCGCCTGGCTGGCCGACGCCACGGCCGGCACGGCCCGGCTGGACCTGCACGGAGACAGCTACGACACCTGA
- a CDS encoding exonuclease SbcCD subunit D: MRLLHTSDWHLGRGLHRVGLLEAQAAFVEHLVTTVREQHVDAVLVAGDVYDRAVPPLGAVALFDEALNRLAALGVPTVMISGNHDSARRLGVGAGLLARAGVHLRTDVAGCATPVVLDDAHGPVAFYGLPYLEPALVRGSLGAERTTHAAVLDAAMVRVRADLAARPEGTRSVVLAHAFVTGGQACDSERDITVGGVASVPAAVFEGVDYVALGHLHGCQTLTPRLRYSGSPLAYSFSEADHRKSMWLIDLDGAGDVSAERLDCPVPRPLARLRGHLADLLADESLDRHTGSWVEATLTDPVRPAEPMARLAERFPHVLSLVFDPQDTAEGPVRSYAQRLRGRSDREIAEDFVAHVRAGRCPSAEERVVLREAFDSVRVTDAQTEKDLIR, encoded by the coding sequence ATGCGACTGCTGCACACCTCCGACTGGCATCTGGGCCGCGGCCTGCACCGCGTCGGGCTCCTGGAGGCCCAGGCGGCCTTCGTCGAGCACCTGGTGACCACCGTGCGCGAGCAGCACGTCGACGCCGTCCTCGTCGCCGGTGACGTCTACGACCGCGCGGTGCCGCCGCTCGGCGCGGTGGCCCTCTTCGACGAGGCGCTCAACCGACTGGCCGCCCTCGGGGTGCCCACCGTGATGATCTCCGGCAACCACGACTCGGCGCGTCGGCTGGGCGTCGGCGCCGGGCTGCTCGCCCGCGCCGGGGTCCACCTGCGGACCGACGTCGCCGGCTGCGCCACCCCCGTCGTGCTGGACGACGCCCACGGCCCGGTGGCGTTCTACGGCCTGCCCTACCTCGAACCGGCGCTCGTGCGCGGGAGCCTGGGCGCCGAGCGCACGACCCACGCCGCCGTGCTGGACGCCGCCATGGTCAGGGTCCGTGCCGACCTCGCCGCCCGTCCCGAGGGCACCCGCTCCGTCGTGCTCGCCCACGCCTTCGTGACCGGCGGTCAGGCCTGCGACAGCGAACGGGACATCACGGTCGGGGGAGTGGCGTCCGTGCCCGCCGCCGTCTTCGAGGGCGTCGACTACGTGGCACTCGGCCACCTGCACGGCTGTCAGACCCTCACCCCCCGGCTGCGTTACTCCGGTTCCCCCCTCGCCTACTCCTTCTCCGAGGCCGACCACCGCAAGTCGATGTGGCTGATCGACCTCGACGGCGCGGGCGACGTGAGCGCCGAACGTCTCGACTGCCCCGTGCCCCGGCCGCTCGCCCGGCTGCGGGGCCACCTCGCGGACCTGCTGGCCGACGAGAGCCTGGACCGGCACACCGGTTCCTGGGTGGAGGCCACCCTCACCGACCCCGTGCGCCCCGCCGAGCCGATGGCCCGCCTGGCCGAGCGCTTCCCGCACGTCCTCAGCCTCGTGTTCGACCCGCAGGACACCGCCGAGGGGCCGGTCCGCAGCTACGCCCAGCGCCTGCGGGGCCGCAGCGACCGGGAGATCGCCGAGGACTTCGTCGCCCACGTCCGCGCCGGGCGCTGCCCCTCCGCCGAGGAGCGGGTGGTGCTGCGCGAAGCGTTCGACAGCGTCCGCGTCACCGACGCCCAGACCGAGAAGGACCTGATCCGTTGA
- a CDS encoding EamA family transporter, with protein MTVAFALVTSLMWGLADFGGGLLTRRVPALTVVVVSQSLAAVALGAIVVATSGWQEIGSQLWFAVAAGVVGPIGLLAFYRALALGPMGVVSPLAALGAVSVPVGVGLALGERPGAAQTAGILVAVTGVVLACGPGTGGTPVARRTLLLTVFAALGIGAVMALIEHASVTMTGLFLALFVQRLCNVAVGGAALLRQTRRGRPALPPDGRAGLWASLPALALVGLADVAANGTYMVAAQSGPVTIAAVLASLYPVITALAARGWLSERLRPVQTAGVGLAVMGTLLLATG; from the coding sequence ATGACCGTGGCGTTCGCCCTGGTGACCAGCCTGATGTGGGGGCTGGCCGACTTCGGCGGCGGCCTGCTGACGCGGCGCGTGCCCGCGCTGACCGTCGTCGTGGTCTCCCAGTCCCTCGCGGCGGTGGCGCTCGGGGCGATCGTCGTGGCCACGAGCGGCTGGCAGGAGATCGGCTCCCAGTTGTGGTTCGCCGTCGCGGCCGGTGTCGTCGGCCCGATCGGCCTTCTCGCGTTCTACCGGGCACTGGCCCTGGGCCCCATGGGCGTCGTCTCCCCCCTCGCGGCCCTGGGCGCGGTGTCCGTGCCCGTGGGCGTCGGCCTCGCCCTGGGTGAACGGCCGGGAGCCGCCCAGACCGCCGGCATCCTCGTGGCGGTGACCGGCGTGGTCCTGGCCTGCGGACCGGGGACCGGCGGCACGCCGGTGGCACGCCGGACGCTGCTCCTCACCGTCTTCGCCGCGCTCGGCATCGGTGCGGTGATGGCCCTCATCGAGCACGCCTCCGTCACCATGACCGGACTCTTCCTCGCCCTGTTCGTCCAGCGGCTGTGCAACGTCGCGGTCGGCGGCGCGGCGCTGCTGCGGCAGACGCGCCGGGGCCGCCCCGCGCTGCCGCCGGACGGCCGGGCCGGGCTGTGGGCCTCCCTGCCGGCACTGGCACTGGTGGGCCTGGCCGACGTGGCGGCCAACGGGACGTACATGGTCGCCGCGCAGAGCGGACCCGTCACCATCGCGGCCGTCCTCGCCTCGCTGTACCCGGTCATCACCGCGCTCGCCGCCCGCGGCTGGCTGAGCGAACGGCTCCGCCCGGTGCAGACGGCCGGCGTGGGCCTCGCCGTCATGGGCACGCTCCTGCTGGCCACCGGCTGA
- a CDS encoding gamma carbonic anhydrase family protein yields MTGALIAGVGGKPPKVDPGAYTAPTSVVVGDVTVGAGASVWYGAVLRGDMGSITLGPDSNVQDNCTVHVDPGFDVTVGARVSVGHNAVLHGCAVEDDVLVGMGATVLNGAVIGAGSLVAAQALVPQGMRVPPRSLVAGVPARVRRELTDEELEHIRLNAAAYRDLAERHRAAVGTGEVG; encoded by the coding sequence ATGACAGGAGCGTTGATCGCGGGTGTGGGCGGCAAACCGCCGAAGGTGGACCCCGGGGCCTACACGGCGCCGACGTCGGTCGTCGTCGGTGACGTCACGGTGGGCGCCGGGGCGAGCGTCTGGTACGGCGCCGTGCTGCGGGGTGACATGGGGTCGATCACCCTCGGCCCGGACAGCAACGTGCAGGACAACTGCACCGTGCACGTCGACCCGGGCTTCGACGTCACCGTCGGCGCGCGCGTGTCCGTCGGCCACAACGCGGTCCTGCACGGGTGCGCGGTCGAGGACGACGTCCTGGTCGGTATGGGTGCGACCGTGCTCAACGGCGCGGTGATCGGGGCCGGTTCGCTCGTCGCCGCGCAGGCCCTGGTGCCGCAGGGAATGCGGGTGCCGCCCCGTTCCCTGGTGGCGGGCGTCCCGGCCAGGGTGCGGCGCGAGCTGACGGACGAGGAGCTGGAGCACATCCGGCTCAACGCGGCCGCCTACCGCGACCTGGCGGAGCGGCACCGCGCCGCGGTCGGCACGGGGGAAGTGGGCTGA